The Henckelia pumila isolate YLH828 chromosome 2, ASM3356847v2, whole genome shotgun sequence genome includes a window with the following:
- the LOC140878788 gene encoding LOW QUALITY PROTEIN: L-gulonolactone oxidase 2 (The sequence of the model RefSeq protein was modified relative to this genomic sequence to represent the inferred CDS: inserted 2 bases in 1 codon; deleted 2 bases in 1 codon; substituted 2 bases at 2 genomic stop codons), translated as MTGKLRKVFKFRKTGNFMFKTCDGCKQIISCAEEYFSCKYWDHRVKGLFFFHQTTFTVALSRVKNFIEDVQKIVALEPKYLCDLDLXNGTXMRYVTYSSAYLGKQEDGLNFDIAYYRSKDPLTPRLYGNILXEIEQMELFKYNALPHWGKNRNVAFRGVIGKYDKASEFLKVKQLYDPLGLFLIEWTDQILGLKDGLSMFKEGCALEGLCICSQDIHCSPGKRYFCRPGKYYQDASVCALQPNKLASKLE; from the exons ATGACTGGTAAATTGCGTAAGGTCTTTAAATTCAG GaagacgggaaacttcatgttcaagacaTGTGATGGATGCAAACAGATTATATCTTGTGCAGAGGAG tatttcagttgtaagtaTTGGGATCATCGCGTGAAgggccttttttttttt caccaAACGACATTCACTGTCGCCCTGTCACGAGTCAAGAATTTCATCGAGGACGTTCAAAAGATCGTAGCACTCGAGCCCAAGTACTTGTGTGACTTGGATCTATAAAATGGAAC CATGAGATATGTCACTTATTCAAGTGCATATCTGGGAAAACAAGAAGATGGACTCAACTTTGACATCGCGTATTACCGAAGTAAGGACCCTTTGACACCCAGGCTCTATGGGAACATACTTTAAGAGATAGAGCAAATGGAATTGTTCAAATACAACGCCTTGCCACATTGGGGAAAGAATAGGAACGTAGCTTTTCGAGGGGTGATTGGTAAGTACGACAAGGCCTCGGAATTTCTCAAGGTGAAGCAACTTTATGATCCATTGGGGCTTTTTTTGATTGAATGGACGGACCAAATTCTTGGGTTAAAGGATGGATTGAGCATGTTTAAAGAAGGGTGTGCACTCGAGGGATTGTGTATTTGCTCTCAAGATATTCATTGCTCCCCCGGAAAGAGATATTTTTGTCGGCCCGGAAAGTATTATCAAGATGCAAGTGTCTGTGCTCTCCAACCTAATAAGTTGGCATCAAAACTAGAGTAG
- the LOC140878787 gene encoding probable L-gulonolactone oxidase 6: MQFYCANLNCLFNIVHSAGSSPPEDPIKCSSSNGNTNCTITNSIGTFPDRTTCRAAKAIFPRSEAELVSAVANATIERRKIKVTTRYSHSIPKLVCPDGEDGILISTKYLNRILEVDVPGLSMTVESGMTLRQVTEEAAMRGMALPYSPYWWGLTVGGMMATGAHGSSLWGAGSQLHDYVTHLRIVTPAEPSEGFAKVRTLENGDTEMDAVKVSLGVLGVISQVSLKLQPQFKRSVTFVTKSDWDLGDEAVRFGRQHEFGDLIWYPSQNKVVYRVDDRLSSNVSSAKGLNDFQGFRSTTSLLAAAIRYSEETQEFLGDVQGKCLNGILTTSTLKTFAYGYTNNGILFTGYPIIGDQNRIQASGSCLDSFEDARITICPWDHRVKGLFYHQTTFTVALSRVKDFIEDVQKIVALEPKSLCGLDLYNGILMRYVTYSSAYLGKQEDGLDFDITYYRSKDPLTPRLYGNILEEIEQMALFKYNALPHWGKNRNVAFRGVIGKYDKASEFLKVKQLYDPLGLFSSEWTDQILGLKDGLSIFKEGCALEGLCICSQDIHCSPGKRYFCRPGKYYQDARVCALQPNKLASKLE; this comes from the exons atgcaattttattgtgcaaatttaaattgtttatttaacattgtacatt CCGCGGGTTCCAGCCCTCCAGAAGATCCCATAAAATGCAGTAGTAGTAATGGCAACACCAACTGCACCATCACAAACTCCATAGGCACATTCCCCGACAGGACAACATGCCGAGCCGCCAAAGCCATCTTCCCCAGATCGGAAGCGGAGCTAGTATCCGCTGTTGCCAATGCCACCATAGAAAGGCGAAAAATCAAAGTCACCACACGATACTCACACAGCATCCCCAAGCTGGTGTGTCCGGATGGGGAAGATGGGATTCTCATCAGCACCAAATACCTGAATCGCATTCTGGAAGTCGACGTTCCGGGTCTGAGTATGACGGTGGAGAGTGGGATGACCCTGAGGCAGGTCACGGAGGAAGCGGCTATGCGAGGGATGGCGCTGCCTTATTCGCCATACTGGTGGGGGTTGACCGTCGGCGGTATGATGGCTACGGGGGCACACGGAAGCTCGCTGTGGGGTGCGGGGAGTCAGCTTCACGATTATGTGACCCACCTCAGGATCGTGACTCCGGCTGAGCCGAGTGAAGGCTTCGCCAAAGTGCGTACGCTGGAAAATGGAGACACGGAGATGGATGCAGTCAAAGTTTCTCTTGGAGTTCTAGGAGTTATTTCacag GTGAGCTTGAAATTGCAACCACAATTCAAGCGCTCGGTGACATTTGTGACAAAGAGTGATTGGGACCTTGGAGACGAAGCAGTGAGGTTCGGGAGGCAACATGAATTTGGGGATTTAATTTGGTACCCCAGCCAAAACAAGGTTGTTTATCGCGTAGACGATAGGCTCTCTTCCAACGTCTCCTCCGCCAAAGGCCTCAATGATTTCCAAGGATTTCGATCCACAACCTCACTCCTCGCTGCCGCTATAAGATATTCAG AAGAAACTCAGGAATTCCTCGGTGATGTTCAAGGAAAATGTCTAAATGGCATACTCACCACATCAACCTTAAAAACATTTGCATATGGTTACACTAATAACg GAATCTTGTTCACCGGATACCCGATTATCGGGGATCAGAATCGCATTCAAGCGTCGGGATCTTGCCTCGACAGCTTTGAGGACGCAAGGATCACAATATGCCCATGGGATCATCGCGTGAAGGGCCTTTTTTATCACCAAACGACATTCACTGTCGCCCTGTCACGAGTCAAGGATTTCATCGAGGACGTTCAGAAGATCGTAGCACTCGAGCCCAAGTCCTTGTGTGGCTTGGATCTATACAATGGAATACTCATGAGATATGTCACTTATTCAAGTGCATATCTGGGAAAACAAGAAGATGGCCTCGACTTTGACATCACGTATTACCGAAGTAAGGACCCTTTGACACCCAGGCTCTATGGGAACATACTTGAAGAGATAGAGCAAATGGCATTGTTCAAATACAACGCCTTGCCACATTGGGGAAAGAATAGGAACGTAGCTTTTCGAGGGGTGATTGGTAAGTACGACAAGGCCTCGGAATTTCTCAAGGTGAAGCAACTTTATGATCCATTGGGGCTTTTTTCGAGTGAATGGACGGACCAAATTCTTGGGTTAAAGGATGGATTGAGCATCTTTAAAGAAGGGTGTGCACTCGAGGGATTGTGTATTTGCTCTCAAGATATTCATTGCTCCCCCGGAAAGAGATATTTTTGTCGGCCCGGAAAGTATTATCAAGATGCAAGAGTCTGTGCTCTCCAACCTAATAAGTTGGCATCAAAACTTGAGTAG